The Paenibacillus sp. RUD330 genome has a segment encoding these proteins:
- a CDS encoding dipeptidase, producing MSYSDYFASRREEQLEELKQWLRIPSISALSEHKQDIQSAAAWLADTLKRAGLENIEIMTTAGNPVIYADYLHAPGKPTILVYGHYDVQPVDPLNLWTSPPFEPEIRGDKLYGRGTTDDKGQTFIHIKAIEAILKQEGTLPVNVKLCIEGEEEIGSINLPPFLETHKEKLACDAVLVSDTSLLERGRPAICTGLRGLAGMELTVSTANTDLHSGSYGGAVPNALHALVSLLDSLHDKDGKVAVEGFYEGVPELSALMREEFAKQGLDENKVREGLGLDALYGEEGYSFVERVGARPTLELNGVYGGFQGEGSKTVIPKVAHAKITCRLVGKQDPELTMDRIEKHLNAHIQPGARFELKRSERAFAFNIDPSHPILQTAADAYGAVYGTRALFTKDGGSIPIMEAFSRVLESPVVLMGFGLDDENLHAPNEHFNLENFDKGLLTVVEFLKTV from the coding sequence ATGTCCTATTCCGACTATTTTGCTTCCCGCCGGGAAGAACAGCTGGAAGAGTTGAAGCAGTGGCTTCGCATTCCGAGCATCTCGGCTCTGTCCGAGCATAAGCAAGACATCCAGTCCGCCGCCGCTTGGCTGGCCGACACGCTCAAGCGCGCAGGACTCGAAAATATCGAGATCATGACGACGGCGGGCAATCCCGTCATCTATGCCGATTACCTCCATGCCCCAGGCAAACCGACCATTCTGGTCTACGGCCATTACGACGTCCAGCCTGTCGATCCGCTGAACCTGTGGACGAGCCCGCCGTTCGAGCCGGAGATCCGCGGAGACAAGCTGTATGGCCGCGGCACGACCGACGACAAAGGCCAGACGTTCATCCATATCAAAGCGATCGAAGCGATTCTCAAGCAGGAAGGCACGCTTCCAGTCAACGTCAAGCTTTGCATTGAAGGCGAAGAAGAAATCGGAAGCATCAACCTGCCGCCATTCCTCGAGACTCACAAGGAAAAGCTCGCATGCGACGCCGTTCTCGTATCCGATACCTCCCTGCTGGAGCGGGGACGTCCTGCCATCTGCACCGGCCTTCGCGGCCTTGCCGGCATGGAGCTGACCGTATCGACGGCCAACACGGATCTTCATTCCGGCTCCTACGGCGGCGCGGTGCCGAATGCCCTGCATGCGCTCGTCTCGCTGCTGGACTCCTTGCATGACAAAGATGGCAAAGTGGCTGTGGAAGGCTTCTACGAAGGGGTTCCGGAGCTGTCCGCTCTCATGCGGGAAGAATTCGCCAAGCAAGGCCTGGACGAGAACAAGGTTCGCGAAGGACTCGGCCTGGACGCTCTGTACGGCGAAGAAGGCTATTCGTTCGTGGAACGTGTCGGCGCCCGTCCTACGCTGGAGCTTAACGGCGTGTACGGCGGCTTCCAGGGCGAAGGCAGCAAAACGGTCATCCCTAAAGTCGCCCATGCGAAGATTACTTGCCGCCTGGTGGGCAAGCAGGATCCGGAGCTGACGATGGACCGCATCGAAAAACACTTGAACGCGCATATCCAACCAGGCGCACGCTTCGAGCTCAAGCGCAGCGAGCGGGCCTTCGCCTTCAACATTGATCCCTCCCATCCGATTCTGCAGACGGCTGCGGATGCTTACGGAGCGGTATATGGAACCCGTGCCCTGTTCACCAAGGACGGCGGCTCCATTCCGATCATGGAAGCCTTCTCCCGCGTTCTCGAATCTCCGGTCGTACTGATGGGCTTCGGACTGGACGACGAGAACCTCCATGCTCCGAACGAGCATTTCAACCTGGAAAACTTCGACAAGGGCCTGCTGACGGTCGTCGAATTCTTGAAAACCGTATAA